From a region of the Clostridia bacterium genome:
- the holA gene encoding DNA polymerase III subunit delta, whose product MKSQGLTPGKVLARAREGRPEPFYLFYGPERYLVRLVLERLAGCLPEEVRAFNCLFAEGGQRPVAELLGWISTFPVGAPWRLLVVRDEELLTGRSRREDEEAYLNYLARPAPAGCLVLVAGAEVDTAGRLYRAAAAAGRTVAFEALEAGEMRRWAREEASAYGKSLRPDALAYLVSVAEGDLSFLLGSVAKACLYAGEANEVDLAAVREVVSATPQGTIFNLVDAAGEGDAARALVLLRRLLDGGEAPLRLSYLLTRQVRLLLWARLLVAEGRSSAEVGRQLGLPGFVAERLLRQMQRFDTDRLEEALEELLAVDVRLKSTGRDPRAVLEEAIWFLCRPARGLAGHRG is encoded by the coding sequence TTGAAGTCTCAGGGGCTTACTCCGGGGAAGGTTCTGGCCCGGGCCCGCGAGGGCCGGCCGGAGCCTTTTTACCTTTTCTACGGTCCCGAGCGTTACCTTGTTCGCTTGGTGCTGGAGCGCCTGGCCGGCTGCCTGCCCGAGGAGGTGCGGGCCTTCAATTGCCTCTTTGCCGAAGGCGGGCAGCGGCCGGTAGCGGAACTGTTGGGCTGGATCTCCACCTTTCCGGTGGGCGCTCCCTGGCGGCTTTTGGTGGTGCGGGACGAGGAGCTGCTCACCGGGAGATCCAGGCGCGAAGACGAGGAGGCCTACCTGAATTACCTCGCCCGGCCCGCACCGGCCGGCTGCCTGGTGCTGGTGGCCGGAGCGGAAGTAGATACGGCCGGGCGGCTCTACCGGGCCGCTGCCGCCGCCGGCCGCACGGTGGCCTTTGAGGCGCTGGAAGCCGGGGAAATGCGGCGCTGGGCCCGGGAGGAAGCCTCTGCCTACGGCAAGAGCCTGCGGCCGGATGCCCTGGCCTATCTGGTATCGGTTGCCGAAGGGGATCTGAGCTTCCTGCTGGGATCGGTGGCCAAGGCCTGCCTCTATGCGGGCGAGGCCAATGAGGTCGACCTGGCCGCCGTGCGCGAAGTGGTCTCGGCCACTCCTCAGGGCACCATCTTCAACCTGGTGGACGCGGCGGGTGAGGGAGATGCCGCCCGCGCCCTGGTCCTGCTGCGGCGGCTGCTGGACGGAGGCGAGGCACCCCTGCGGCTTTCCTACCTTCTGACCCGGCAGGTACGGCTGTTGCTGTGGGCGCGGCTGCTGGTGGCGGAGGGCAGGTCTTCGGCCGAGGTCGGCCGGCAGCTGGGGTTACCGGGTTTTGTGGCGGAAAGGCTCCTCCGGCAGATGCAGCGCTTCGATACGGACCGGCTGGAAGAAGCCCTGGAGGAACTCCTGGCCGTGGACGTGAGGCTGAAAAGCACCGGTCGGGATCCCCGGGCGGTGCTGGAAGAGGCAATCTGGTTTCTATGTAGGCCTGCTAGGGGGCTAGCAGGCCACCGCGGCTAG
- the rpsT gene encoding 30S ribosomal protein S20, with the protein MAKKNKSALKRAAQAERRALRNRAVKSRTRTAIRRFREAMEQNDRQLLSERLREAVRVIDRAVTRGVLHKNTAARRKSLLYRLFNKKTAQT; encoded by the coding sequence TTGGCCAAGAAGAACAAGTCGGCGCTCAAGCGGGCCGCGCAGGCGGAACGCCGGGCCCTTCGCAACCGGGCGGTAAAGTCCCGGACCCGGACCGCCATCCGGCGCTTCCGTGAAGCCATGGAGCAGAACGACCGGCAACTGCTGTCGGAACGGCTGCGCGAGGCGGTTCGGGTCATCGATAGGGCGGTTACCCGGGGCGTGCTGCACAAGAATACGGCCGCGCGCCGCAAGTCGCTGTTATACAGGCTTTTTAACAAGAAAACCGCTCAAACCTAG